From Sphingomonas hengshuiensis, one genomic window encodes:
- the hemF gene encoding oxygen-dependent coproporphyrinogen oxidase: MQATDPQQLDPQQAAARAWFEELRDLICAEFESIEHDAGSNARFDYLAWDRTDPSGAPGGGGVRGVMKGQVFEKVGVNVSTVGGTFEGDFGKTIHGADQDPSFFATGISLVAHMANPHVPAVHMNTRFLCTTKRWFGGGADLNPPIPYAEDTAEFHAALQAACDAHDPEHYPRFKQWADEYFYIPHRHVHRGVGGIFYDHLEGDWDANFAFTQAVGRAFLDIYPRLVRRRMAMPFTPADTQQQREWRGRYAEFNLIYDRGTLFGLKTGGNVDAILMSLPPVAAWS; the protein is encoded by the coding sequence ATGCAAGCCACTGATCCCCAGCAACTGGACCCCCAGCAAGCTGCCGCCCGCGCCTGGTTCGAAGAACTGCGCGACCTGATCTGCGCCGAATTCGAATCGATCGAGCATGACGCGGGTTCGAACGCGCGGTTCGACTATCTCGCCTGGGATCGCACCGATCCCTCGGGCGCGCCCGGCGGCGGCGGGGTGCGCGGCGTGATGAAGGGGCAGGTGTTCGAGAAAGTCGGCGTCAACGTCTCCACCGTCGGCGGCACGTTCGAAGGCGATTTCGGCAAGACGATCCACGGCGCCGACCAGGACCCCAGCTTCTTCGCCACCGGCATCAGCCTGGTCGCGCACATGGCCAATCCGCATGTGCCCGCAGTCCATATGAACACGCGCTTCCTGTGCACCACGAAGCGCTGGTTCGGCGGTGGCGCGGACCTGAACCCGCCGATTCCCTATGCCGAGGATACCGCCGAGTTCCACGCCGCGCTCCAGGCCGCGTGCGACGCGCACGATCCCGAGCATTATCCGCGGTTCAAGCAATGGGCCGACGAATATTTCTATATCCCCCACCGCCACGTTCATCGCGGCGTGGGCGGGATTTTCTATGATCACCTCGAGGGCGACTGGGACGCCAATTTCGCCTTTACCCAGGCGGTGGGCCGCGCGTTCCTCGACATCTACCCCCGGCTGGTCCGCCGCCGCATGGCGATGCCGTTCACCCCCGCCGACACCCAGCAGCAGCGCGAATGGCGCGGGCGCTATGCCGAGTTCAACCTGATCTATGACCGCGGCACGCTGTTCGGGTTGAAGACCGGGGGCAATGTCGATGCGATCCTGATGAGCCTGCCGCCGGTGGCGGCGTGGAGCTGA
- a CDS encoding tRNA (cytidine(34)-2'-O)-methyltransferase, which produces MRIALFQPEIAGNVGTILRLGACLNVAIDLIEPMGFPWSDKSRKRAAMDYAERVEVRRHADWEAFAAALGTHRLVLFTTRGATALPQARFEPGDTLLFGSEGAGVPDLVHARADLAVRIPLVAAARSLNLAVAAGIGVAEALRQTGGWPVGD; this is translated from the coding sequence ATGCGCATCGCCCTGTTCCAGCCCGAGATTGCGGGAAATGTCGGCACGATCCTGCGGCTGGGCGCGTGCCTTAACGTGGCGATCGACCTGATCGAGCCGATGGGTTTCCCCTGGAGCGACAAGAGCCGCAAGCGCGCGGCGATGGATTATGCCGAGCGGGTCGAGGTGCGCCGCCATGCCGACTGGGAGGCATTTGCCGCCGCGCTGGGCACGCACCGGCTCGTGCTGTTCACCACGCGCGGCGCCACCGCGCTGCCCCAGGCCCGGTTCGAGCCCGGCGATACCTTGCTGTTCGGGTCCGAAGGGGCCGGCGTGCCCGATCTCGTCCACGCCCGTGCCGATCTGGCGGTGCGAATCCCGCTGGTGGCGGCGGCGCGTTCGCTCAATCTGGCGGTCGCGGCAGGGATCGGGGTGGCGGAAGCACTGCGCCAGACCGGGGGCTGGCCGGTTGGCGATTGA